From the Candidatus Amarolinea dominans genome, one window contains:
- a CDS encoding dihydrofolate reductase gives MGKIILYIAISLDGFIARRDDDISWLTAFDDKDEDYGYAAFYASLGAVILGGKTYRQVLGFGTWPYPGKTTYVVTTQPLQNPPDANIKTFAGDAADLVAQIRQTTDQDIWLVGGGQLVTAFADQHLIDEYIITIIPLILGDGIPLFQGAVSEERLQLTGSQSYANGLMQLRYRRPA, from the coding sequence ATGGGAAAAATCATCTTGTACATCGCCATCAGTCTCGATGGCTTCATTGCACGCCGCGATGACGACATCTCCTGGCTGACCGCCTTCGACGATAAGGATGAGGACTATGGTTATGCTGCGTTCTACGCGTCGTTGGGCGCCGTCATCCTGGGCGGCAAGACCTACCGGCAGGTGCTGGGCTTTGGGACATGGCCGTATCCCGGCAAGACCACCTATGTGGTTACGACCCAGCCCTTGCAGAATCCACCCGACGCCAACATCAAGACCTTTGCCGGCGACGCGGCCGACCTGGTCGCGCAGATTCGACAAACGACGGACCAGGACATCTGGCTGGTGGGCGGCGGCCAGTTGGTAACAGCGTTTGCCGATCAACACCTGATTGACGAATACATCATCACCATCATCCCGCTCATCCTGGGCGACGGCATCCCCTTGTTCCAGGGCGCCGTGAGCGAAGAGCGCCTGCAACTGACCGGCAGCCAGTCCTACGCCAACGGCCTGATGCAGCTCCGCTATCGCCGCCCCGCGTAG
- a CDS encoding cytochrome c oxidase subunit 3, with protein sequence MQNRVIRSSNGREPGGTGNSRFALFIFLGSYALVFVTLAIVVINLRRVSFDWPPAGVPPLALWKGALVTLILLVSSLTLHVTLHAARQGNQPRAQRLLLVTVLLGLLFLVGQIYQFATAGMTIQSGAYGAVFFTMAGFHAVHIIIGLALLVRLLNDLRRAPDSAAALSATPAAATVWHFLDLMWLPFFIVLYLL encoded by the coding sequence ATGCAAAATCGTGTGATACGCAGTTCGAACGGGCGGGAACCAGGGGGAACCGGCAACAGCCGCTTTGCCCTGTTCATCTTTCTTGGCTCCTATGCGCTCGTCTTTGTCACCCTCGCGATCGTCGTCATCAACCTGCGCCGCGTCAGCTTTGACTGGCCGCCGGCCGGGGTGCCGCCGCTGGCGCTCTGGAAAGGCGCGCTGGTCACGTTGATCCTGCTGGTCAGCAGCTTGACGCTGCACGTGACGCTGCACGCAGCCCGCCAGGGCAACCAGCCACGCGCCCAGCGTCTGTTACTCGTCACCGTGTTGCTCGGCCTACTCTTTCTGGTCGGTCAAATCTACCAGTTCGCCACCGCCGGCATGACGATTCAGAGCGGCGCCTACGGCGCAGTCTTCTTCACGATGGCCGGTTTCCACGCTGTGCATATCATCATTGGCCTCGCGCTGCTGGTGCGCCTGCTGAATGACCTGCGCCGTGCGCCGGACAGCGCCGCTGCGCTTTCCGCCACGCCCGCGGCGGCCACCGTCTGGCATTTCCTCGATCTGATGTGGCTGCCCTTTTTTATCGTCCTCTATCTGCTCTGA
- a CDS encoding nucleotidyltransferase domain-containing protein, translating into MTKSSVPDRARLNASLKEMVRRILVTGHPQKIILFGSRARGDARPDSDYDLLLIEPSDQSRDRRAARDRRALVGLAPAKDILVWTPEEVAEWREVPNAFITAALSEGVVLYEQ; encoded by the coding sequence ATGACAAAGTCGAGCGTGCCTGATCGTGCAAGACTGAATGCTTCGCTCAAGGAGATGGTTCGCCGGATTCTAGTCACCGGTCACCCTCAGAAGATCATCCTGTTTGGCTCGCGCGCACGTGGCGATGCACGGCCCGACAGTGATTATGATCTACTGTTGATTGAGCCATCGGACCAATCGCGCGACCGTCGCGCGGCGCGCGACCGTCGCGCGTTAGTAGGTCTGGCGCCGGCCAAGGACATCCTGGTGTGGACGCCAGAGGAGGTGGCTGAGTGGCGCGAGGTGCCCAATGCATTTATCACCGCAGCCTTGAGCGAAGGGGTTGTCCTTTATGAACAATGA
- the rnc gene encoding ribonuclease III — translation MTMMDLITAFEAQIGLVFQDKTLLHRALTHRSYLNEFPDFPLSDNERLEFLGDAVLGFVVGALLYHRFPEQAEGYLTNIRAALVRRDTLAAFARQLNLGPFLFMGHGEAESGGRERSATLCAAFEALIGAVYLDAGLAGVDHLLLPLIAPFLNQLQQEANYKDAKSLLQERVQSTRQITPRYQTVNTEGPDHMKKFTVQVILADTVYGVGSGTNKRQAEQIAAFMALARLEQEELDELRGQTG, via the coding sequence ATGACAATGATGGATTTGATTACCGCCTTCGAAGCACAGATCGGCCTGGTGTTCCAGGACAAAACTTTATTGCATCGCGCCTTGACCCATCGTTCCTACCTGAACGAGTTCCCCGACTTTCCTCTCTCTGACAACGAACGCCTGGAGTTCCTGGGAGATGCCGTTCTCGGCTTCGTCGTCGGCGCCCTGCTCTATCACCGCTTTCCCGAACAGGCTGAGGGGTATCTGACCAATATCCGTGCCGCGCTGGTGCGTCGCGATACCCTGGCCGCTTTCGCACGCCAGTTGAACTTGGGGCCGTTTCTCTTCATGGGGCATGGTGAGGCTGAATCGGGCGGACGCGAACGCTCGGCCACCTTGTGCGCTGCGTTCGAAGCCCTTATCGGCGCCGTCTACCTCGATGCCGGCCTCGCGGGCGTGGATCATCTCTTGCTGCCGCTGATCGCCCCCTTCCTCAACCAATTGCAACAAGAGGCCAATTACAAGGACGCCAAGAGCCTCTTGCAGGAGCGTGTACAGAGCACCCGGCAAATCACGCCGCGTTACCAAACGGTCAACACCGAAGGCCCTGACCATATGAAGAAATTCACGGTACAGGTCATTCTGGCAGACACGGTGTACGGCGTGGGCAGCGGCACCAACAAGCGCCAGGCTGAACAGATTGCCGCATTCATGGCGCTCGCACGGTTGGAGCAAGAGGAACTCGATGAGCTGCGTGGGCAGACCGGTTGA
- a CDS encoding NAD(P)-dependent oxidoreductase, protein MTRMARPTLLITGLSGYVGQGLARHPALATWGGRVVGTYLNQPVSFPGLPTCRLDITDAQAVRDLWDDLHPAVVIHTAANFAQPAHLAASIVAGTQHVVTATAQHHARLIHLSSDVIFDGEHPPYAEDAPPAPLTPYAHAKAQAEVIVRASGLADFVIVRTSLVTGLAPVDPRTRWVWDSVRQGRPITLFTDEYRCPVWVDDLAGALLELASLDSDFRGSVLHVAGPQRLSRHEFGVKLCTFAGLDPAAITADVVAASGLLRPRDCTLDIRLAQATLRTRLRSVDEGLLSAQSR, encoded by the coding sequence ATGACCAGAATGGCACGACCTACCCTTCTCATCACCGGGCTGTCGGGCTACGTGGGGCAAGGACTGGCGCGCCATCCGGCCCTGGCAACTTGGGGGGGCCGCGTGGTCGGCACCTATCTCAACCAGCCGGTATCATTCCCCGGCCTGCCAACCTGCCGCCTGGACATAACCGATGCGCAGGCGGTGCGCGACCTCTGGGATGATCTGCACCCCGCTGTCGTTATCCACACCGCGGCCAACTTTGCGCAGCCGGCCCACCTGGCTGCCAGTATCGTGGCCGGCACGCAGCACGTGGTGACCGCCACGGCACAACACCATGCGCGCTTGATACACCTCTCGTCTGACGTCATTTTCGATGGCGAACACCCACCCTATGCCGAAGACGCGCCGCCCGCGCCGCTCACGCCTTACGCTCATGCCAAAGCGCAGGCGGAAGTGATCGTGCGCGCCTCAGGGCTGGCAGATTTCGTCATCGTGCGCACCTCACTGGTCACCGGCCTGGCCCCGGTTGACCCGCGCACGCGCTGGGTGTGGGACAGCGTGCGCCAGGGCCGGCCGATCACGCTCTTCACCGATGAATACCGCTGCCCGGTGTGGGTGGATGACCTGGCCGGCGCGCTGCTGGAACTGGCGTCGCTCGATTCTGATTTCAGGGGGAGCGTGCTGCACGTTGCCGGGCCGCAACGCCTCAGCCGCCACGAGTTCGGCGTCAAGCTCTGCACCTTTGCCGGTCTTGACCCCGCGGCCATCACCGCGGATGTGGTCGCGGCCAGCGGCCTGCTGCGCCCACGCGACTGCACGCTGGACATTCGCCTGGCGCAGGCCACGCTGCGCACGCGTCTGCGCAGCGTGGATGAGGGATTGCTATCTGCTCAGAGCAGATAG